DNA from Symphalangus syndactylus isolate Jambi chromosome 22, NHGRI_mSymSyn1-v2.1_pri, whole genome shotgun sequence:
CTGGTTTTAatatatgaagatgtattttttGATATCCAAATCTGTTTtaaaggtttgttttgtttttcatttttttttgttttgtttttgagacagagtctcacaccgttgcccaggctggagtgcagtggagtcatctcagctcaccgcaacctccgcctcccgggttcaagcaattctcacatctcagcctcctgagtaggtgggattacaggcatgtgacaccacgcccagctaattttttgtatttttagtagagatggggtttcaccacattggccagggtggtcttgaactcccgacctcaggtgatccacctacctcagcttcccaaagtgctgggattacaggtatgagccgccatgcccagcctcattttaaagttttttaagcTGTTGAAGTCTCCTTTGCCAAAGATAGAATGTggaactttgtttttgtttttcactttattcATAGAGCATATTCCATAGCCCATCTGATCTATTCAAAATGGGGTTAACAGTGAGAAATTAAGGACTGCAGATGGGATGTCTAAAAGAGAGCTAACAGGAGAGGCCTGGTAGGAGGAGGAGAGACAGGGACAAATGGAGGACGCTGGGAGATTAACAGAGACCCCTGCTACTTCAAACAAAGtcattctgcaaaaataaaaaaatcttagaaaatgtTCTTCATGCCTACATCATAGCATGGATTAAGCAATTTCAGTATCTGTAAAGGTTactcaatattttcatttttcttacaagCATTGCATATGTGGGTATATGCAAGTATGTATACAAGCAAAAATGGAAAGCTATgtccacacacacaaatatatgactgtgtgtgtgcgtgtgcatatgAGCGCGCACAGGCATTTGAGCTTGAGTGCATGCACTCAAAAGAATACAGGAATGAAAGGACTATGACAGGAATACAGGAATAAAGGGACTATGATGAGCACTGGGCCTCATTCCTGCCAAGCCCATCCCAAGGCCAAACTAGAGCCTATTATTTTAGCTCTTGGGGAAATTAAGCAGACATAGACTTAAGAAAACACAGGCTGTGGTTAACTTTCCACTTCTTTCTATTAAGAGTGGATGACCAAGCAGTTTTGCGACATCTAGTCCTCTGTTGCTATCCCTTAGTTAGCTCATGAGAAAATAAGGTATAAAACTAAACTATCCAAGGTACGAAGCAGTCCCTGCCCAGCTTAATGAGCAACTAACTAATCCAAAAGGAAAATAGCCATTACTTACACAGCCATAATGTAGACGCAACATGGCATATAAATCAGTAACTCTTGTATtgcaaaacagacaaatagattaATGCATGCTGCAAAGGATGGGTGAAGAGATCGATTAGGTTACTGATTCAGACCATGAACTTTCTCTCAATATactgcatttaaattttaaataaggttTAGGAGAACCTGTAACATTTTGCTCACTGACAGAGCTATATTTTACTAAGGGCAGAAATTGGCTagtctataaaaattaaattatgccCCTTTCACTGTATCTAGTCAAGAGGAAAAACTCTAATTACAAGATTGCACTGTCAAACAAATGCAAATTCACATTCTTTATTCCCTGGTTTAAAAATTCATACTGGAGGGGGCTTCTATTCTGAAACGAAAatcaatatttgaaatattttgcagAGTGCAATGACAAGCAAGAGCAAAAGAAGTGTCATTATCAAGGGTGCTAGTAAATAGACACCAACTCATTAAGTGCAGAGCTAGTGAGAACAAGTCATTCGTTgtgcaaatatttaaatatcaattaGTAAGGACAATGAAAGAAGTTGAAGTGAACCTTCCCTTCCCCACAGCCAGTCCCTTATTATTCCAGAAATGACCAAAGGGAACAAGAGTGGTGGATAATAATCTCAGCACCTAATAGGAATGTCACTCTGGGGAATAGGTAAAGGTTAATTTCAAACATACTTCCCAATGGAAAATTAAATGTACCTGCCTCAAAATTTTTAAGAGCTGAGTTTGCAGACTTAGTCCAGAAAACTGAAGGCCTATACATATTGCATGGCTGGTATTTTTTGGGAAGAGAACACCTTTCATTACTGCTTAATGTCAGACTGGCTTAGTTCATTAAATTTTCTTAGTCGATTTAAAGCCCTGGTTTTTCTATACCTATGAAAAAATGCCAGTCCACATAGCACTCAAACTTAAAAATCTCACTGGTTGGTTCTCAGATTCTTTTGACATCCACTTCATGGCCTGTCTACCTGGACTGTTAGGTGGACTTGGTGGATATGAAAAATGGTCCAAATTCTTTGAACTTTGCCTGGACTATCTTTTCAGGCAGACCTGGCAGGATATTTTACGACATGCTGGCCATGTGGTATTACAGCAAAGGTGTTGGCCTGAGAAGCAGGCTTCAAGCGCCTCTTAGTAACAGTTGGCCGGTGAACTTGGACCAAGCATCTAATTTTCCTGGACCTTGCTTTCTTCCTCTATAACACAAAAAGTTTTGTCCAGATCAGTTCTCAACTTGGGTCACCCCAGAGTCATTGGGAAGTTTATAAAAGACCCATGGCCAGATATACCACAGATTTATGAAATGGGCTTCTTTAAGCAGAGACCCAGGCATGTGGAGTTGAACAAAACTCCCAGCAAGTTTCCAACATGCATCTTTAACTAGGAGTCACTGGGCTCTTCCAGCTCTAGTATGCTGAGATTCTCAGGACAACATCTGTTACTGATCAAACTTAAAGGAAATTCTGACTTCAATTCTTAATAGCATCATTTAACAGGCATTATTTTCTCTGGAGAGAAGATGTTGACCATGTAATAGAATTACATGCTGACTGGCTGTGGCATGAGGAAACAAGATCTTGAAAGACGACCACTAGATTTCATGAGATTCTATACGTACAACCCACAGAAAAGAGTCAGACGCCTCCAGCGCTCAACAAAAGTTAGCTCTTGTTACTATGATGATTATACTACAACTGTGTTCACTTAAAGTTTTAGGTTTACTCTCTATCCTTGTTGGCAAAAATTAAATTGGTCCCTAATAAGTACATGGACAGAAAAATGGAAGTGCCTTGGAGGTATAAGGCCCCCCTTGGACATTGCTCTTTTGATGCAGAAACAAATCCGTTTGGCTTGTTTCTATGGAGTTTAGGCTTAGAATGCCTTGCTTCCATGTGCACACACCCCGACCTAGCATCCTTCCCTTCATAACCTTTTCCTTCGAGTTCATCAACTGCTTCTGTTTGTCAAACTTCACAGTTGAAATGGCCTTATTACTTGATTCTGTCTCTACCTGTTGGTCTGTGACCTGTGGCCAGAGGGGCCTGGTTTGGAGACAAGGTACCCACCCTGCCTGAGCTTATAGAAAATGAGCAACCTTAGGCCAGGCACTTGAAGACTGTGCTGAGGTTTCTGTGGATAAAATGGAAGTTAAAATGCCTGCTCTGCTTCTTTTAGAGTGGTTTTGAGGACAGAATGAAGCAAGATGAAAAACAGCATTTTGAAAATAGAGTGTGTGGTATTCATCTTAGACACACTTTTAGAGAAGAAGACATGTGTCTCAGAAAAAGGACCTCTTCTGACTCAAATTTAGCTTACATCCCTTTCTCAACCATATCCTAGGTGATAAAACATGACACCCAGGTAAGCAGTGGCCTTGTGGACGCTGAAGAAGTTCTTAATGTGTCCACAGTACATTCTCATTTTGTCTGGCTCTAAACTACTGTCTCAAGAAAGCTGCAAATATTTGAACGTAACAATAAAGTGTTAACAGTAATTCTGACTAAAATCACAGCAGTCCCTCTGGTAGAAAGGCAGTAAATTCTTTGCTCAGGTAAAACGCAGGAAAGAAACACAAGcagaaaaaaaacccatttgTTCAAACTATCCCTATCAATCATAACTAAAGAATTATCgccaagtttgttttgttttgcattattAATAGCCCAAATCCCATGTGCCAAAATAATGTTTACCGCATTTCTCAGGACAAGTTACCCTTGAGAGCCACTATGTCTCAGGCTTCCCAGAAGAGTGATTTTGGTGCAACAAATAATGACCTATAAAAACCAGCCCTTACAACTGCACACAGACCACAACACAGCACAGTGACAAACTAACATCTGCCTTCCAAATAACCATGAGGATACCAATACGACATTTCCGGGCCCTTCTCTGAGAAGAAACGACTTTCCCAAGGTGTTGGCTTTAAAACTAGAGTCCTTGCATTGATTTGCCAGTGGGTAAAGGGAATCATGTAACAGTTCTAATCACTTCACCGGGCTCTGCAGGCAGTTCACAGAACTAAAGGAACTGGGGGCTTTGGTTCATTCACTATCAGCCACCAAGTTATGCTATGTCCCATCTTTTTAATATCCTTAAAATGGCAAGGTCTGTGTTTATGGTTTTGACCTTGAAACCGAAGTAACAGCTCTACCTATTCTCCCAAAGTTCCAGATATACTTTGGAGAACTTTGACTTTTGATAAGACAGCTGGGGTAGGGGGTGAGGAGAGGGTTGGAAAGTTCTACCTCAGCAAGAAGATTCTTGGTCAACTAGAGGGAGTGAGGGCTATCCCACAAGACCCCCCTTCCCTCACAGGATGCTCAGGCCTTCTTCTCAGCCAGCCAGCAGCTAAGCTGGTAGGGCTGAGAACGGCATTCCTTTGAAAGATCTTGGCAATTTGTGCCTGGAAGTTGATGCATTagttctaaaattaaataaagatcCTGTAGTGTTCTTCAAGGAAATATGGTGTGCCTCTATGACAAAACACATTTTTCAAGCTCTGACCTCTGGGAACTTCAGCTAGCTCCATATTTCAGGCTGACAATGCTCAAAGGCTACTACTGTCTAGTTGCCCAAGCCAGGGCTGGTTAGCCATATATTTTCTACCTCCATCAGCTTTTAGCATAGGGAGATGAAGGGAGTAAATAAAAAGAGGAGAGCCACTAATTTAAATGCACTTCCCCTCCCAAGACCCTTGGGGAGAAGCCTTGGTAATTAACTCTAATGAGATTAAAGTAACTTGGAACTCTTCATTTTCCCAGCACTGTAAAAGTAAATCTGCGATAACCAGTGTGTGGGCATTAAATCAAAGTCAGTCCTTTTTCCTGTTATTTAATGGccccctcactcccaccccacaGCCCAGGCTTAAGAGCGAGGGGGAGGGCTGCCAGGCTCTTACCGGCACTTTGCTCCATCACTTCTTTCTGACACATGTCTTGAACGTTCACCGTGCAATTCACGATGAACTCGGGGGAGGAGCAGTCGTTGTTCAGCTGGAATTCTTCACACTGGTAGCACTGGATTTGCAGCGCAAAGCCTGCGAGACAGACGCAGTCGGGTTCAGATCCGGCCCCCACAGAGCCCACCCCGGAAATCATGACCATCCCACGCCTCAGAGCGCGGCGGCTCCCGGCCTGTGGCAGGGTTGGGGCACTCCTGGGTCTCCGGGTAGGGCTGGATGTGGCTGAAACCGGCAGGGGGCGGCGCGGGTACCTAGGGTCCTATGGGAGAAAGTGGAATAGTGTCCTCCACCCAAGGACCCCGGCTCTAGACACAAAGCAGCCATCCAACACCACTCCAGGCCTTTTCCCAAGAAGTTGAAAGGAGGGTGGGGACCGTAACACCCCAAGAGCGAAGTAGCTCTGGAGACGTGCGTTAGCTCAAGCCTAAGCCGAAGAATTTGCCTAATTGCTAATTGGTTACAAATTACTTAATTACTATTTTGGCACCATTCGTGATTACATTCGCAGACgtcttttcagtttttatttatttaatttttaaaatcagcgtTTCTCTGCCAGGGCTCTGAGGATCCCCGAGCGACCACCTGGGAACAAGGGTGGAGGTGCCAGACGCCAAGCGCTGCTGCGCAGCAAGTCCCCGAGCCCGGGTCGGCGGCCCTTCTCCGGGGCCGTCCCCGCGGCGACCCGGATGGCCACAGAGGGTGGGAAAGGGCGTTTGTGAGGGCGCGCACCCTGGACCCCGACCCCGCAGCCCTTTCTTCCAGGCCCCGGCTTTCAGGACAACCGTTCGGCTAGGGTCGGTGGTCGGGGTTCCAGCTCTGCAGAGCTTAGTCGGGAGCCAGTAGGCGAACTGGAGAGAGGACGCGAGACCTTTGCGCCTCTGGTCGCTTCGGCCTGGCTGTTTTCGGCGTACGCGCTCCTGTCTAGACCCGACTACCCGCGCTCCCGCAGCCCCACATCTATCGCACTCTGAGCGCCTCAACCCAGCTTCAGCGTGGCCGCAGGCTGCCTCGCGCGCCGCTCACCTGTCGGCGGCGCCACTCCCACGTGGTTCCCGAGGTGCCACACAACTTGGCAGGCTTCGGGAGATGTCGCCCCCTCTCCCTCGCCCAGATCCCAGCACGGCTCGGACCCTCCCTCCTCTCAAGCCCAGCTTCTCCCGACGGTGCAGCCCGAGAAGCTGCAGCCCGGAGTCCGGCAAACCCGCCGCTCCCCGCTCTCCTCCTGCAGCGCGGGACTTGGACACTTTCCCAGCCTCGCGCCCCGGGGCACCAGTCGCGGCCGCCAACTCCCGCTGGGCAGCCCCAACGCAGGGCTGGCCCCGAGGTGGGCGCCTTGGGGGCAAAAGGGCTGGCGGGTAGATGGACTGTGCGCACCTGGCCCCGACTGCTGGCCTCTGGGTATTCTCACCTGGAAGCAAGAACAATCCGCAAAAAGTTGCCGCGATGCCTAGGACCCACATTCTCCCGGAGTCCCGGGGCCAGGAGCGGGCAGGCGCATCAGAGGAGGCGACCGCAGCGGAGGCTGCCCCGGCTGCAGCAGCTGTGGCTGCCGAGGCTGCTGGGGCCCGCGCTGCTGCCGCGGAGACGACGGTCGTAGCTTAGAGGAGCCGCAGGTGCCGCTCGCGGCGCCTGCATCGCCCGCGCTCGGGCTCCCGGCTGCGGGTCTCCGCTCCTCGCGCTCGCGCTCCCGGGCCGAGCACCGCGCCTCCGGAGTTGGCGGCTGAGACTGAAGGAACTACTGGCGATCCCGAGCACCCACAAAAGTCTCGCCgtttctccccacctcccactccAGGCACCACGTGACGGCTGCcgagttggggtgggggtggcgggcGGGGAAGGCTGGGACGGTctctccacatccccacccccTTCCGGTCTTCCTCTTCTCCCGCCTCCTCACGTTCCTGGGAAAGGGGCGCCGGGGGGCGGGAGAGAACTGGCAGTTTTCTGAGGTGGGGAGGCTGGAAGTTGGGGGAGCGGCGAGGAGGGCGCAGCAGGTGCCCTGGGGACCTGCCGGGTGCGGACTAGGGTCTGAGGACTGCGTGCCCGGCTGGCCCTTCGCACATAGCGACGCAGCCTCCCCACTCCACGTCCTCTGCGCCTTCCAGGACTGGTCAGTACCCCAGCGACTGGGTCCAGCCCACACAACTGAGGCTGTCCCCCTGCGGGCCGCTGGAGCCTGGCGCCCCGGGAGGCTGACAGGAAGGGCGCGCGTTCCCGTGCGCCTGGCAAAGTTCCACGCCCGCAGGCTCCCTAGGGTGTCCTGTGCAGCTGTGCCCCCTCTTCCTCCGAGAAGGCCTTCTGTCACAAGAACCAGCTCGGCGTGGCCAGTCTGGGGGTGTGGTGGGGACACTGCCTTAACTGTCTCGCTTGCCCGGGCCGCCCTCCCTTCTCCCGCCTGCGCGCACCACTGGAGGGTGCATTGACACCGCCCTGGTCGCCTAGCCTAGGAGAACGCCGTCCCGGGGACACCTGCCTTGAGGTCCTACCAGAAAGCAAATCGGGGTGAAGAAGAGGGTTGCTCTCCTCCGTTCCTTGTCTCCAAAACGCCGACCGGCTCCGTTCTGCTTTCCCCAAAGCCACCGATTATTAGTACATACTCCCACGTCCTCTCCTGAAAGGCCATCCCAGCCTCGGACTCGGCCTCTGGCTGCTCCCCACACCCCTCAAATTCCTCTTCTTTCCGCAAAGTCCAAGTGACCCACCTTGCGTACTCCCGGGGATGCCCCTGTGCTATCTTCGCCTTCCTTCCCGATCCTTGCAGCAGGTGGTGCGGGAGACCGCTTGCCCGCCGGAGTGCGTTGGTGCCCCCGCCCCCAATCCGCACATTCCCACCCCTTTCCCCACATCCTTAGGGAGCGTGGATTTCCGTGGAAATCGCCTCCTAAGCTTTGCCCCTCTTCACCCTTTTCTCCCGCGGCCACTTCTGGGGGCAGCTCTCTCAGGCCAGGACGCTGATCATTTATTTCTGCATCCTCCCAGCAGAGCTGGTCTGGAAAGGGGCTTAAATGACTTTCTTTGTAATTCCTCCGCAGAGATCGTTCCATatctgcctcaggctccttctctccctccctctccctccccccccccttctttcctttctatttGGTTAAACCCTCGGGGAGACTGAAATGCTTTGACCATTACTCACCTGTCTGCAGACTCTGATGTTAACAATTGCCTAAATTACTATCTCTAGAGCAAAAGGGCCAgtttatttattccttctggGAACCCATCCTAAGAGCACGTGTGAGTTAAGATTCAAGTAACTGACTGGGCCAAAAGgtccttgagcaagttattttctgttttcagagGGTGCAATTGTGATATAACTTTTAttcagaaaggaaacaaaaagattttttaaagtctgaAAGACAAggacattttacataattttcatttaagataaaataaaacaaattgcaCAAATTAACCAAATAACACTGATCATACAATACTCTTTAAAGAAACAATTATGTGCTAAAGTAGCCATATAGAtcctaaaaatatttctattgtgCCTAGTTTACAAGCTCCTGTACATAAGCAATTATAAATAGTTCACAtctagaaaaaatacacataacctttaaaatagaatttatccTTACATATAAACAGTCTTTgtagaaaaaaagatattaaaaagaatTCTTCGTAGcaccattaattttatttttaaaagtgaacattgcaaatagaaatttgttttcatttttagagtgCCCAGATTTTAATAAAAAGAGCAAGAAGATAGAAATCAAATAATAGGATCATAGAGAAGCACTAAGTAGAAGACAGTCTAAAGAACTGTCTGGAAGGAAAAACTGGTATTGGAAATAGAATTCGGTCGTTTCTGATACAATGTCACACTCCCAATCAGTGTCCACACTTCAGGACCCTTTTCATTTTTCAGCAGAAGCAGAATGACACTTATTACTATCACCTGAATCTCTGGCAACGAATCTGAAATCACACTAAAATGAACATTTCTAGCAAATTGAGATCTGTGAGCTGGAGATGAGGAGGAACCCTCTGATTTTTTGGCAGGCCCTGTTGTAGGTTTACAGAGTGTACCCACAAACAATTTGAGGACCAGGACAATGAACTTCACAAAAACTTCagttgggattttaaaaaatatatattattgtcaACTTCTAAGACTTAGTACATTATTTCAAGAGCATGGCACTGATTCCAtttattgctgtctttttttgCTACAAATATAAATTCTCTTCCAAAAAATTTACAACTTCTgtacaaatattcaaaaaaagTGCAAAATTAAGGATTCTGTATCATAGGGGTGTTTATGCGTAATCCTCTTGAAACACAATAAATGGAGTCTATCTTTATTGCCCTGTCAGAGAAATAAGCTCTGGTGGGTTGCCTGCTGTGAACTGGACAATGAAGGCTCTGGTACTGCAATAGTTTATTATTGTCATCTCTATCGAGCGAtgcaccccccgcccccacccgtcATTTCTTAAGCGCTCCAGTCCCAGCTCACTAAGGGAAGAGATGTCCTTTATACATCATTTGAACCTTGACTGGCACAGGAAGAGAAGCTATCATATAAAGAATCACTCAAAGATTCCAAGTTGTCTACCCCAGGCCTATCTGAACTACTCAAAGatgtctcttcatttttttctttttcttccttctgtccttcaaCCTTGTTCAGAGAgttcttctctttttctaataAAATCACAGTATTGCTGTTAAATTTATTGAATGACTCCAGGGAAATTTTCGATAATCTATTCTCGGGATCGTCTTTTGTTTCTTCAAGTTGTTTCAATTTctgcaataaaaataagaaaatattagaaacataTTTCTTTGGAAAATCAAGTTATCCTATCTAATATTCAATTATTGTCTGTATAAAGTACAGTTTAAAGGGATAGAGAAAACCTACAAGTCTTTAACAATCTTCTAGtataattaaatgtaataataaagCCAATTTTAGGGATAAATCAGGACTTTAATCATTTTACTGAGATAAATAGGTCCCAATTTGCAAACCAGTTAAGTGCcacttaatttcattttaaatggatCCATTTGAAATTTGTTCAGGTAAAgtgccttatttttcttcatcaaagtttcAGACTCCTCTCTTTCCTTGCTAAGTATTAGTTGTACTTTTTCTAAATATGACTAGGGATTGAATTTCAGCCAGAAGTTATGGTAAtatttttttagaataaaaaaaagacataaaaatcccCTAACTTGCCATTTTCGAATACATGTTAAGATTGTTAGAAGCATTGCCATTTTAGTATTTTGTCCCTTTATGGGACTTAAGATATTTGAAAGAGATGTCCAGGTTTTTGGGTGTAGATCCCAGAAGGCCCAGGGGCTTAAAAATTAAAGCAGCAGGTGAACAGCTGAGTAACCCCTCTGCTCCAGAAGGTCTAGTGATACCAGTTTATACCGGGATATTACTGTTATTAATACCCTGTATGATATTATAAAGCACTGCACCAAATTCAATAATTATCATAGGTAAACCCTGTAAACATGAATATATTCGGTTGCTCAGTTGGCTCCTAAGGGCTAAGGTGAGGACAGAGGAAGGCACAGATGCCAAAAACAATGAGAAGAACAGACGTGAAAAAGTGTCTACAATGTTTCtcatcttcttttcctctttccagcAGAAATTCCATCCAAACACAGGAAATAAGCAGGCCCAGGGGCTTAGAGATGATAGTGttaccatttattaagcatcCACTAGGTAAAAGACACTTAACAGATTCAGCTTTTTCACAAACCTGCAAGGTAAATGACCCCATTTTAAAGAGAAGGAATGCAAGGCTCAGAGTGACAGAGATATTTGCCCAAGGTTGCCCAGCAAACGGCAGACAACAGGGTTTGAATTTCTGTCTGGCTGCCTTCCATGCTCTTGTTCTTTCCATTAAACCATGTTCTTACATAATAAAGGACAAAATGTCCTGTTTTCCGTTTTGTTACCCAAAAATTCCACTTAACTTGCCAAACCGTCTCTAACATGTGCAGTTCTGCTGTGCACcatgctccccacccccaacattgTTATGCTGGACTTCCAAGGTGGCAATGAGGAAACTGCGTTTTGATTGGGAAAACAGATATAACCAAAGCCTATGGATGCTCACATGCTAAATATttaacagaaagagaagagagagacggAAGTGGATGGCTTCTGTGTTCCAAGAGCAGACACGGGCAGAATTTCTCTGCTATAGGAAATGGTATAATTCTATgggaatatttgaaaatcatcctAGATCTAGTGCTTATTTCATTATACTAATAAGGTGCAGAAGCATTACTCACGGAGCTAATTTTCAATCTCAAACAGCTACCCTGAAACCAGAGGCGGGCTAAGGAACAGACTCCCAGCTGATTACAGAAAAGTGGCTCCATAATTAGCTCCATCCAAGGGCCCCTTTCAACACTGTGCCAATTTGCCTATCTTTACCAAATGTAGgtaaataaagggcattcaatgcaattttctctttagctgtatgtcttctccctttttcttcatttaagaaCCGTTAAgtatttttcttgcctatttcTCATCTATGTGGATCTCAAATTCATTCAACACACACTCATTAGAGAAGCTACTGCAAGGCAGGCTGAAGGCTTTGGTACTGAGGATACACAGCTGAATAAAATTGTGCCCTGCAGGGGGATTGTTGAGGCCCTGAGGGCAGACAGGCTGAGCTTTGATTTCAGCTTGGCCCTTTCACAGGCTGAGTGCTACAAGCATCCTTCTTCAGGTGTAAAATGGTGATAAGATACATCTTTATTTCAGGATTGCAATAagtattagaaataaagaaatttaaagctCTGGCAGACAGTAGTGGGTGCGCAATAAATGTAAGGCTGGATTCTTATTCTAGAatggtggttctcaaagtgtgttccCCAGACCAGCAACGTCAGCATCACCAAGGAGCTTCCTGGAAATGCCAGTTCTTGGATCCCACCTAGACCTACTACATCAGAAACTCTGAAGGCCAGCAATCAGTTTTTAACAAGAttaccaggtgattctgatacataCTGAAATTTGAGCCCCACTAGTCTAGAAAAACATGACCCCTGGAGGGAAGACAGACAGGTGGAAAGTATAAATCGTTGTGAAATGGTGGAATTTGGAAAGAGTTAATTGCCATTAAAACACTCACTGTCATCAGGTTTTCAAATGTTTCAGGCTTACAGATTTGTTGCTTCAGTTAATTATAACAAAGACCTACACTGGCCAGAGAGgttacagaaatgaaagaagggaccattatattaaaaacaaaaacaacaaaaaaaaaacaaaaacaaaagcaaacaagaaaCATGACCTTCTCgggtttccttttatttttacagttttgatGAAAAGTGAGTGCAGACATATTACTTGACTGTAAAAACAACATGCGTGCAAAAGTGACCATATGGACCAACTAGCATTCAGCCTCTAGGCAGGGCAGCCACAAGGAGTGGTGAGGGCTGCAGTCAGCTCAGGAGCATGTGCTGGATCTAAAGGCGGTAGCAGCTACTTAGATCTGGCTGTGCAGAAATGTGGGTGCAGACCTTTTGATTTCAAAGATGAGGAGATACATCTAGATCAATATCTGCTTATATTTAAAATTCACTGACTTTTAATTATTggctcacatttaaaaaaat
Protein-coding regions in this window:
- the LYPD1 gene encoding ly6/PLAUR domain-containing protein 1 isoform X1 — its product is MQAPRAAPAAPLSYDRRPRDSGRMWVLGIAATFCGLFLLPGFALQIQCYQCEEFQLNNDCSSPEFIVNCTVNVQDMCQKEVMEQSAGIMYRKSCASSAACLIASAGYQSFCSPGKLNSVCISCCNTPLCNGPRPKKRGSSASALRPGLPTTILLLKLALFLAHC
- the LYPD1 gene encoding ly6/PLAUR domain-containing protein 1 isoform X2, giving the protein MQAPRAAPAAPLSYDRRLRGSIAATFCGLFLLPGFALQIQCYQCEEFQLNNDCSSPEFIVNCTVNVQDMCQKEVMEQSAGIMYRKSCASSAACLIASAGYQSFCSPGKLNSVCISCCNTPLCNGPRPKKRGSSASALRPGLPTTILLLKLALFLAHC